One window of the Archangium primigenium genome contains the following:
- a CDS encoding efflux RND transporter periplasmic adaptor subunit yields the protein MPPHRTLKPVPSFALVVLLGLLACGKKEAAAPASAPPPTEVGVVTVQPTRVPVREELPGRIAPTRIAEVHPRVSGIIVRRAFEQGGTVKAGDVLFKLDSALFEVERDSARAVLAKAEASAEEARQQAERGENLIGNGVITQEQFDALRAARLRATADVAAARAAVRRAEINLDYTTIRAPIGGRIGRALVTEGALVNVGGPTALAVIQQLDPIYADFTQPVADLARLRQALKAGRITGVGEAPADIRLLLDDGTLYAQPGKLLFSDVSVDPSSGQVTLRGEFPNPDQELLPGMYVRGSIEQGIQDGALLVPQQAIQRDTADQAHVLVVRPDGTTERRPVRLGRTAQEQVVLLDGVKPGERIIVEGFQKIAPGAPVTPVAWTPPARNPTLPAQDR from the coding sequence ATGCCTCCCCACCGCACCCTGAAGCCCGTCCCGTCGTTCGCCCTCGTGGTCCTGCTGGGGCTGCTGGCCTGCGGCAAGAAGGAGGCTGCCGCGCCCGCCTCCGCGCCTCCCCCCACGGAGGTGGGCGTCGTCACGGTACAGCCCACGCGGGTGCCCGTGCGCGAGGAGCTGCCCGGCCGCATCGCGCCCACCCGGATCGCCGAGGTGCACCCGCGCGTGTCGGGGATCATCGTCCGGCGGGCGTTCGAGCAGGGCGGCACGGTGAAGGCCGGGGACGTGCTGTTCAAGCTGGACTCGGCCCTGTTCGAGGTGGAGCGGGACAGCGCCCGGGCGGTGCTGGCCAAGGCCGAGGCGAGCGCCGAGGAGGCGCGCCAGCAGGCCGAGCGCGGCGAGAACCTGATCGGCAACGGGGTCATCACCCAGGAGCAGTTCGACGCCCTCCGCGCGGCGCGGCTGCGCGCCACCGCGGACGTGGCGGCGGCCCGGGCGGCGGTGCGCCGCGCGGAGATCAACCTGGACTACACCACCATCCGCGCGCCCATCGGAGGCCGGATCGGACGGGCCCTGGTGACGGAGGGCGCGCTGGTGAACGTGGGGGGGCCCACGGCGCTCGCGGTCATCCAGCAGCTCGATCCCATCTACGCGGACTTCACCCAGCCGGTGGCGGATCTCGCCCGGCTGCGGCAGGCGCTCAAGGCGGGGCGGATCACCGGGGTCGGCGAGGCGCCGGCCGACATCCGGCTGCTGCTCGATGACGGCACCCTCTACGCCCAGCCCGGCAAGCTGCTGTTCTCCGACGTGAGCGTGGATCCGAGCAGCGGCCAGGTGACGCTGCGGGGCGAGTTCCCCAACCCGGATCAGGAGCTGTTGCCGGGCATGTACGTCCGGGGCTCGATCGAGCAGGGCATCCAGGACGGCGCGCTGCTCGTGCCCCAGCAGGCCATCCAGCGCGACACCGCGGATCAGGCCCATGTCCTCGTGGTCCGTCCGGACGGCACCACCGAGCGTCGGCCGGTCCGCCTCGGGCGCACCGCCCAGGAGCAGGTCGTGCTCCTGGACGGGGTGAAGCCCGGGGAGCGGATCATCGTCGAGGGCTTCCAGAAGATCGCGCCGGGCGCCCCGGTGACGCCGGTGGCGTGGACGCCCCCCGCCCGGAACCCCACCCTCCCGGCCCAGGATCGCTAG